The following are from one region of the Hydrogenimonas sp. SS33 genome:
- a CDS encoding O-acetyl-ADP-ribose deacetylase, which translates to MPIHIKTGDITKEKACVIVNAANSSCMGGGGVDGAIHRAGGQAILEACKEVRRTRYPDGLPTGEAVATPAGNLPARYVIHTVGPIWRRCKEQCDRLLANAYRNSLKVAVELGCDSIVFPAISTGIYGFPADRAAKIAYETVRRFLQEHPDLDVTFIFHTDENRRVFEEAIGR; encoded by the coding sequence ATGCCGATACACATTAAAACCGGAGACATTACGAAAGAGAAGGCCTGTGTCATCGTCAATGCCGCTAACAGCTCCTGTATGGGAGGGGGCGGCGTGGACGGGGCGATCCACCGCGCCGGCGGCCAGGCGATTCTGGAAGCGTGCAAAGAGGTGCGGCGGACCCGATACCCCGACGGCCTGCCCACCGGAGAGGCGGTGGCGACGCCGGCGGGAAACCTGCCGGCACGCTATGTCATCCACACCGTCGGCCCCATCTGGCGACGATGCAAAGAGCAGTGCGACCGACTGCTGGCCAACGCCTACCGCAACTCCCTGAAAGTCGCCGTGGAGCTGGGGTGCGACTCCATCGTCTTCCCTGCCATCTCCACGGGCATCTACGGCTTCCCCGCCGACCGGGCGGCGAAGATTGCCTATGAGACGGTCAGGCGTTTTTTACAAGAACATCCGGACCTGGATGTCACTTTCATCTTTCACACCGACGAAAACCGGCGTGTTTTTGAAGAGGCGATCGGTCGTTAG
- a CDS encoding VWA-like domain-containing protein: MSCEEKIARAKTRLVVQHPWFGLLAGRLKMEPSDEVEAFLSDGRVLQYNDEWLAAEPIESVEFALANSVMHHVLSHENRKQARQGWLWQLATDYAINDMLSQNGFKIPDRARFEERFSGMYAEEIYAVLKEEIKNEEYNDDESNEEGFNEQNKNRTKEQRPPEEGKEESKEKLPLPPQELEPELEEMWANAMEEALERAKEQGKTPGGLERLFTKGLEATVDWRSELHQAINRHLKSDYTFSRPNKKLLAHGIYLPSATGERLTVTVAIDSSGSVDERLLGLFMSELEAMMLGFPDAEVDILVCDAKIQGVYRFRSGEMLDFALKGGGGTDFRPVFDYIEATLPQTSLLIYFTDGEGRFPQAPPIYDTIWVLPEQKRVPFGRTILLEERGDADTH, encoded by the coding sequence ATGAGCTGCGAAGAGAAGATCGCCCGCGCCAAAACGCGCCTGGTGGTGCAACACCCCTGGTTCGGCCTGCTGGCCGGCCGCCTGAAGATGGAGCCCAGCGATGAGGTGGAAGCCTTTCTCAGCGACGGCCGGGTGCTTCAGTACAATGACGAATGGCTCGCCGCCGAGCCGATAGAGAGCGTGGAGTTCGCCCTCGCCAACAGTGTCATGCACCATGTCCTCTCCCACGAAAACCGCAAACAGGCCCGCCAGGGGTGGCTCTGGCAGTTGGCCACCGACTACGCCATCAACGACATGCTTTCGCAAAACGGCTTCAAAATCCCCGACCGCGCCCGGTTCGAAGAGCGTTTTTCCGGGATGTACGCCGAAGAGATCTATGCGGTTTTGAAAGAGGAGATCAAAAACGAAGAGTACAACGACGACGAGAGCAACGAAGAGGGGTTCAACGAGCAGAACAAAAACCGCACGAAGGAGCAGCGGCCGCCGGAAGAGGGGAAGGAAGAGTCGAAAGAGAAACTTCCTTTGCCGCCCCAGGAGCTGGAGCCGGAACTGGAGGAGATGTGGGCCAACGCCATGGAAGAGGCCCTGGAGCGGGCGAAGGAGCAGGGAAAAACCCCCGGCGGGCTGGAGCGGCTCTTTACAAAAGGGCTGGAGGCGACCGTCGACTGGCGCAGCGAACTCCACCAGGCGATCAACCGCCACCTCAAAAGCGACTATACCTTCAGCCGCCCCAACAAGAAGCTGCTGGCCCACGGCATCTACCTCCCCTCCGCCACCGGCGAGCGGTTGACGGTGACCGTCGCCATCGACTCCAGCGGTTCGGTGGACGAAAGGCTGCTGGGGCTTTTCATGAGCGAACTGGAGGCGATGATGCTCGGTTTTCCCGATGCGGAGGTGGACATTCTGGTCTGCGACGCCAAAATCCAGGGGGTCTACCGGTTCCGTTCGGGAGAGATGCTCGACTTCGCCCTCAAGGGGGGAGGGGGGACCGATTTCCGTCCCGTTTTCGACTACATCGAAGCCACGCTGCCGCAGACGTCGCTGCTGATCTACTTCACCGACGGAGAGGGGCGCTTCCCCCAAGCCCCCCCGATCTACGATACGATATGGGTCCTGCCCGAACAAAAGCGTGTTCCGTTCGGACGGACGATTTTACTGGAGGAGAGAGGCGATGCCGATACACATTAA
- a CDS encoding MoxR family ATPase: MKPVETKTAVAHLVEERVPLFLWGPPGIGKSSIVRQIAEERGIGFVDLRLSLLDPTDLRGIPFFDQQAKQAVWAPPAFLPDGSVAEGILFLDELNTAAPMVQASAYQLILDRKIGEYELPGGWAIVAAGNREGDRGVVYRMPAPLANRFVHLEMESDPQQWRRWALVRGVDPSIVGFIAARPDALFMFDAKSAHRSFATPRSWEYVDRILKSTPERELLMPLIAGSIGEELAAEFLSWRAAADELPDVEAVLEGRERAVPEDPNALHVLASMLLQRIDADTPTETLEHLLAYLMELPPEFSVMIVKELQHKGVLLEKAPGFKAWIGKFAYLLA, from the coding sequence ATGAAGCCCGTTGAGACAAAAACGGCGGTGGCCCATCTGGTCGAGGAGCGGGTGCCTCTTTTTCTCTGGGGGCCGCCGGGGATCGGGAAATCCTCCATTGTCCGGCAGATCGCCGAAGAACGGGGGATCGGATTTGTCGATCTGCGCCTCTCGCTGCTGGACCCCACCGATCTGCGGGGCATTCCCTTTTTCGACCAGCAGGCCAAACAGGCGGTCTGGGCGCCGCCCGCCTTTCTGCCCGACGGCAGTGTGGCGGAGGGGATCTTGTTCCTCGACGAGCTCAATACCGCCGCGCCGATGGTGCAGGCGAGCGCCTACCAGCTGATTCTGGACAGGAAGATCGGCGAGTACGAGCTGCCCGGGGGGTGGGCCATCGTGGCGGCGGGAAACCGGGAGGGCGACCGGGGCGTGGTCTACCGGATGCCCGCCCCCCTGGCCAACCGCTTCGTGCACCTGGAGATGGAGAGCGACCCGCAGCAGTGGCGGCGCTGGGCGCTGGTGAGAGGGGTCGACCCCTCCATCGTCGGATTTATCGCTGCCCGTCCCGACGCCCTTTTCATGTTCGACGCCAAATCGGCCCACCGCTCCTTCGCCACGCCCCGAAGCTGGGAGTATGTGGATCGGATTTTGAAGTCGACTCCCGAAAGGGAGCTGTTGATGCCGCTGATCGCCGGAAGCATCGGGGAGGAGCTGGCGGCGGAGTTTCTCAGCTGGCGTGCCGCCGCCGATGAACTGCCCGACGTGGAGGCCGTACTGGAGGGAAGGGAACGTGCCGTTCCGGAGGATCCCAACGCCCTTCATGTCCTGGCGTCGATGCTGCTGCAGCGCATCGATGCCGATACCCCCACAGAGACGCTGGAGCACCTGCTCGCCTACCTGATGGAGCTGCCGCCGGAGTTTTCGGTGATGATCGTCAAGGAGCTGCAGCACAAGGGGGTGCTCCTTGAAAAGGCGCCCGGCTTCAAAGCCTGGATCGGGAAGTTCGCCTACCTCCTGGCATGA
- a CDS encoding ankyrin repeat domain-containing protein, with the protein MNDKKNELIEAVRADAVAEAEALLDASNANVVDEQGRPLLLVAIKSGASREMVELLLQRGADLMWTTEEGVSLLDEAVEKNRVDLVKLFIERGIDPAATRRKSGMTALMLAACFDYIEMMELLYAHGADLYAEDQFGFTAADFARKLRRERAGRWIAEKMENPF; encoded by the coding sequence ATGAACGATAAAAAAAATGAATTGATCGAAGCGGTGAGGGCCGATGCCGTTGCCGAAGCCGAAGCGTTGCTGGACGCTTCCAATGCCAATGTCGTCGACGAGCAGGGGCGGCCGCTGCTGCTGGTGGCCATCAAGAGCGGCGCTTCCAGGGAGATGGTGGAGTTGCTATTGCAGCGGGGCGCCGACCTGATGTGGACGACCGAGGAGGGGGTGAGCCTGCTGGACGAGGCGGTGGAGAAGAACCGGGTCGACCTGGTGAAGCTCTTCATCGAGAGGGGGATCGACCCGGCGGCGACCCGGCGCAAAAGCGGCATGACGGCCCTGATGCTGGCGGCCTGTTTCGACTATATCGAGATGATGGAGCTGCTCTACGCCCACGGCGCGGACCTCTATGCCGAGGACCAGTTCGGTTTCACCGCCGCCGATTTCGCCAGGAAGCTTCGCAGGGAGCGGGCGGGCAGGTGGATCGCCGAGAAGATGGAGAACCCTTTTTGA
- the hypA gene encoding hydrogenase maturation nickel metallochaperone HypA translates to MHEYSIVQALLNQCEEHAAKHGAGKILKVVTKIGVLSGVEPDLLQTAFDTFKEGTVCDGAEFIMNIQPLVVYCHDCKTKSTLQELAMACPKCGSLATNVVDGEEMYLMSLEME, encoded by the coding sequence ATGCACGAATACTCCATTGTCCAGGCGCTGCTCAACCAGTGCGAAGAGCACGCCGCAAAACACGGCGCCGGCAAGATACTCAAGGTCGTTACCAAAATCGGCGTGCTCAGCGGGGTGGAACCGGACCTGCTGCAAACGGCTTTCGATACCTTCAAAGAGGGTACCGTTTGTGACGGGGCGGAGTTTATCATGAACATCCAGCCGCTGGTCGTTTACTGCCATGACTGCAAAACGAAAAGCACATTGCAAGAGTTGGCCATGGCCTGTCCCAAATGCGGAAGTTTGGCGACGAACGTCGTCGATGGGGAGGAGATGTATCTGATGAGCCTGGAGATGGAGTGA
- a CDS encoding hydrogenase maturation protein — translation MRILLLVSAFNSLTQQVFCRLEDLGHEVSVEYARTPALMEEAVALWQPKLILCPYLLQKVPASIWQSVPTLVVHPGPPGDRGASSLDWALLRNEKAWGVTLLQAVEAMDAGPIWAWGSFAMPPESPKGRIYRREVGVTTLRLLEEVLEYFDNPGFSPRWQEPLEPMHAPVRQEQRSIDWTRDDTETIVRKINASDNHPGVEEELLGLEVRLYGAHSEGELRGEPKAVLAKRNGSICLGTVDGAVWISHLKEPGRFKLPATYVLKERLKGIKERRIPLYVDPSLQTFKEITFVQEGRIGYLGFDFYNGAMSAEQCIRLKYAVETLRDEVDLLVLTGGPNFFSNGIHLTILEESKKQGEDGWSNINAMNNLIETLLFSDDILTMASFGANAGAGGVFLGLACDFAVAREGVVLNSHYKTMGLSGSEYHTYTLPGRVGEERAKELLEACLPVSAKRAKDLGMIDALFEAERYEESLKKWCRELLEDEDRYYDLLDAKRERLERDRERIDACKEAELKRMHPEFWDPKSDFHRLRHDFVYKVCPARAPERIARHRRAEK, via the coding sequence ATGCGCATTCTTCTTCTGGTCAGCGCCTTTAACTCCCTGACGCAACAGGTTTTCTGCCGCCTGGAAGATCTGGGGCACGAGGTGAGCGTGGAGTATGCCCGCACGCCGGCGCTGATGGAAGAGGCGGTGGCGCTTTGGCAGCCGAAGCTGATCCTCTGCCCCTACCTGTTGCAGAAGGTGCCTGCAAGCATTTGGCAAAGCGTGCCCACCCTCGTTGTCCACCCCGGGCCGCCGGGAGACAGGGGAGCCAGTTCGCTCGATTGGGCCCTGCTGCGCAATGAAAAAGCGTGGGGGGTGACCCTGCTGCAGGCGGTCGAGGCGATGGATGCCGGCCCCATCTGGGCCTGGGGAAGCTTCGCCATGCCCCCCGAAAGCCCGAAAGGGCGCATCTACCGTAGGGAAGTGGGGGTCACGACTCTGCGCTTGCTGGAAGAGGTTCTCGAATATTTTGACAATCCCGGTTTCTCACCACGGTGGCAGGAACCGCTGGAGCCGATGCACGCCCCCGTGCGCCAGGAGCAAAGAAGCATCGACTGGACGCGGGACGATACCGAGACGATCGTGCGCAAAATCAACGCATCGGACAACCATCCCGGCGTCGAAGAGGAGCTTTTGGGGCTGGAGGTGAGGCTTTACGGCGCCCACAGCGAGGGGGAACTCAGAGGCGAGCCCAAAGCGGTTTTGGCCAAGCGCAACGGCTCAATCTGCCTGGGGACGGTTGACGGGGCGGTCTGGATCAGCCATCTCAAAGAGCCCGGCCGTTTCAAACTGCCGGCGACCTATGTACTCAAAGAGCGTCTCAAGGGGATCAAGGAGCGGCGCATTCCCCTCTATGTGGATCCCTCTTTGCAGACCTTCAAAGAGATCACCTTTGTCCAGGAGGGGCGCATCGGCTATCTGGGCTTTGACTTCTACAACGGGGCGATGAGCGCCGAACAGTGCATCCGTCTCAAGTATGCCGTCGAGACGCTGCGCGACGAGGTTGATCTGCTGGTGCTCACCGGCGGGCCAAACTTTTTCAGCAACGGGATCCACCTGACCATTCTCGAAGAGAGCAAAAAGCAGGGCGAGGACGGCTGGAGCAACATCAACGCCATGAACAATCTCATCGAGACCCTTCTCTTTTCCGACGACATCCTCACCATGGCGAGCTTTGGGGCCAACGCGGGGGCGGGCGGTGTTTTTCTGGGGCTGGCTTGCGATTTCGCCGTGGCCAGAGAGGGGGTGGTGCTCAACTCCCACTACAAGACCATGGGGCTAAGCGGCAGCGAATACCATACCTACACACTGCCCGGACGGGTGGGGGAGGAGCGGGCCAAAGAGCTTCTGGAGGCTTGCCTGCCTGTTAGCGCCAAAAGGGCCAAGGATCTCGGGATGATCGATGCTCTTTTCGAAGCGGAGAGGTATGAGGAGTCGTTGAAAAAGTGGTGCCGAGAACTGCTGGAGGATGAGGATCGCTACTACGATCTCCTGGATGCCAAACGAGAGCGGCTGGAGCGGGATCGGGAGAGGATCGACGCCTGCAAAGAGGCGGAACTGAAGCGGATGCACCCGGAGTTTTGGGACCCAAAGAGCGATTTTCACCGCCTGCGCCACGATTTTGTCTACAAAGTCTGCCCCGCCAGAGCGCCGGAGAGGATCGCGAGGCATAGACGGGCTGAGAAGTAA
- the hypE gene encoding hydrogenase expression/formation protein HypE codes for MKKCITLAQGNGGAENHALIKELFWRHLGNDILDRGEDAAVLKALERPAFTTDSFTVSPLFFPGGDIGKLSVCGTCNDLAMMGAQPRYLSLSVVIEEGFEVRSLEKIVRSLKKELALNDALVVSGDTKVVPRGSVDGLFITTSGIGELQGEGIGIKAIRPGDAIIVSRDIGRHGAAIFAAREGMELESALESDCASLWPQVAALLEAGIQPHALRDATRGGLAAVLNEWAEANALCIEIDEEEIPISDEVRGICELLGFEPAFLANEGTFVLALDPADVPLALEILEAFPGGEAAMRIGEVKGEYPGKVVLNSPWGTRRFLDWPTGELLPRIC; via the coding sequence ATGAAAAAGTGCATCACCCTGGCCCAGGGCAACGGCGGGGCGGAGAACCACGCTCTGATCAAAGAGCTCTTCTGGCGCCATCTGGGCAACGATATTTTGGACCGCGGCGAAGATGCGGCGGTTTTAAAGGCCCTGGAACGCCCCGCCTTCACCACCGACAGTTTTACCGTCAGCCCTCTCTTTTTTCCCGGCGGGGATATCGGCAAACTCAGCGTCTGCGGTACCTGCAACGACCTGGCGATGATGGGGGCGCAGCCGCGCTATCTCTCTTTGTCGGTGGTGATCGAAGAGGGCTTTGAGGTGCGATCGCTCGAAAAGATCGTCCGTTCGCTCAAAAAAGAGCTCGCGCTCAACGACGCCCTCGTCGTCAGCGGTGACACCAAGGTGGTGCCCCGAGGCAGTGTGGACGGGCTCTTTATCACCACCAGCGGCATCGGTGAGTTGCAAGGCGAAGGGATCGGCATCAAGGCGATCCGTCCGGGTGATGCTATCATCGTCAGCCGCGATATCGGGCGCCACGGGGCGGCGATCTTCGCGGCGAGAGAGGGAATGGAGCTCGAAAGTGCGCTCGAGAGCGACTGCGCCTCGCTCTGGCCCCAGGTGGCCGCCTTGCTGGAGGCGGGGATCCAGCCCCACGCGCTGCGCGACGCCACACGGGGCGGCCTGGCGGCGGTGCTCAACGAGTGGGCCGAAGCCAACGCCCTTTGCATCGAGATCGACGAAGAGGAGATCCCCATCAGCGACGAAGTGCGGGGGATTTGTGAACTGCTGGGCTTCGAGCCCGCTTTTCTGGCCAATGAAGGAACGTTCGTCCTGGCGCTGGATCCTGCCGACGTGCCTTTGGCCCTGGAGATCCTCGAAGCCTTCCCCGGCGGGGAAGCGGCGATGCGGATCGGCGAAGTCAAAGGGGAGTATCCCGGCAAAGTGGTGCTCAACAGCCCCTGGGGAACCCGGCGATTCCTCGATTGGCCCACGGGGGAGCTACTGCCGAGGATCTGCTGA
- the hypD gene encoding hydrogenase formation protein HypD yields the protein MNLTLKNLYDDFRDPKTIRALAELIHQESEGLERPVNIMEVCGGHTHTIMKYGLKQLLPEKIRFIHGPGCPVCIMPKERIDHAYILARQPDVILVTLGDMIKVPGSRGSLQQARSEGADVRFVYSPLDALKIARENPGKSVIFFAIGFETTTPMTAALIRRAEDLGVKNLLYHINHVTVPEVMRELIDSRDEHIDSYNNRIDAFIGPSHVSVIAGAKIYREFPERYGRPVVVSGFEPVDVMEGVLMLVRQFTQGRRELEIQYKRSVTMEGNLAAQRQIDEVFEKRGLFKWRGLGNIPHSALKLLEAYAHLDAEKVYAEILPVEEIEDHKLCICGDILRGMAEPTECQVFGTACTPSKPLGSCMVSSEGACAAYYKYGDLLK from the coding sequence TTGAACCTGACACTGAAAAACCTCTATGACGATTTTCGTGATCCCAAGACCATCCGTGCCTTGGCGGAGCTGATCCACCAAGAAAGCGAAGGGCTCGAGCGGCCGGTGAACATCATGGAGGTGTGCGGCGGCCACACCCATACCATCATGAAATACGGCCTCAAGCAATTGCTGCCCGAGAAGATCCGCTTTATCCACGGTCCGGGCTGCCCCGTTTGCATCATGCCCAAGGAGCGGATCGACCACGCCTACATTCTGGCCCGGCAGCCCGATGTGATCCTGGTGACATTAGGGGATATGATCAAAGTCCCCGGCTCCAGAGGCTCCCTGCAGCAGGCCCGCAGCGAGGGGGCGGATGTGCGTTTTGTCTATTCGCCCCTGGACGCGCTCAAGATCGCCCGGGAAAATCCCGGCAAGAGCGTTATCTTCTTCGCCATCGGGTTTGAGACGACCACCCCGATGACCGCCGCGCTCATCCGACGCGCCGAAGATCTGGGCGTGAAGAACCTGCTCTATCACATCAACCATGTGACCGTTCCGGAGGTGATGCGCGAACTCATCGACAGCCGGGACGAGCACATCGACAGCTACAACAACCGTATCGATGCCTTCATCGGCCCCAGCCACGTCAGTGTCATCGCCGGGGCCAAGATCTACCGGGAGTTTCCCGAGCGTTACGGCCGGCCGGTGGTCGTTAGCGGCTTCGAACCGGTGGATGTGATGGAGGGGGTCTTGATGCTGGTGCGCCAATTCACCCAAGGGCGCCGTGAGCTGGAGATCCAATACAAGCGCAGCGTCACGATGGAGGGCAACCTGGCCGCCCAGCGACAGATCGACGAGGTTTTCGAAAAACGGGGGCTTTTCAAATGGCGGGGCTTGGGCAACATCCCCCACAGCGCCCTGAAGCTGCTGGAGGCCTACGCCCACCTGGATGCGGAGAAGGTCTATGCCGAGATACTGCCCGTCGAAGAGATCGAAGACCATAAACTCTGCATCTGCGGCGATATACTGCGGGGGATGGCCGAGCCCACCGAGTGCCAGGTCTTCGGCACCGCCTGCACGCCGAGCAAACCGCTGGGCAGCTGCATGGTCAGCAGCGAAGGGGCCTGCGCGGCCTACTACAAATACGGGGATCTTTTGAAATGA
- a CDS encoding HypC/HybG/HupF family hydrogenase formation chaperone, with product MCLSIPSKVVKIDKEKATAVVDTMGVQREVGIDFIENEVKIGDYVLIHIGFAMNIISEEEALASIETYKEILALMDKEERQKAILEGDRCDGGGSA from the coding sequence ATGTGTCTTTCTATTCCGAGCAAAGTGGTCAAGATCGACAAAGAGAAGGCGACGGCGGTGGTCGATACCATGGGTGTGCAGCGCGAAGTGGGAATCGACTTTATCGAAAACGAGGTCAAGATCGGCGATTATGTCCTCATTCATATCGGTTTTGCCATGAACATCATCAGCGAAGAGGAGGCGCTCGCTTCCATCGAAACCTACAAGGAGATTTTGGCGTTGATGGATAAAGAGGAACGGCAAAAGGCGATTTTGGAGGGCGACCGGTGCGACGGAGGAGGGAGCGCTTGA
- the hypB gene encoding hydrogenase nickel incorporation protein HypB → MCKDCGCSLTGHEHHDHEHYHHDHEHHSHEHQKAHEHLHHNPQLNDAKTISVIQKILDKNDHEAAHNRAHFDAHNVLAINLMSSPGSGKTTLLEKMAQTAPFKFGVIEGDLETNRDADRLRAKGIPAHQITTGSACHLDAFMVHKGLHDMPLDQIDVCFVENVGNLVCPASYDVGTHLNIVLVSVPEGSDKIEKYPVMFRQADLVLITKTDLLPYFDYDIEHEKAEARKIKPGVDILEVNIKEPETIERVIEWIEFKRKMR, encoded by the coding sequence ATGTGTAAAGACTGCGGCTGTAGCCTTACCGGACACGAACACCACGACCATGAACACTATCATCACGATCACGAACACCATTCCCACGAACACCAAAAGGCCCATGAGCACCTGCATCACAACCCCCAGCTCAACGATGCCAAAACGATTTCGGTAATTCAGAAGATCCTGGACAAGAACGACCACGAAGCGGCCCATAACCGTGCCCATTTCGATGCCCACAATGTGCTGGCGATCAACCTGATGAGCTCTCCGGGCAGCGGAAAGACCACGCTGTTGGAGAAGATGGCCCAGACGGCGCCTTTCAAATTCGGCGTGATCGAGGGGGATCTGGAAACCAATCGGGATGCCGACCGCCTGCGGGCCAAGGGGATTCCGGCCCATCAAATTACGACGGGAAGCGCCTGCCACCTGGACGCTTTTATGGTCCACAAAGGGCTGCACGATATGCCGCTCGATCAGATCGATGTTTGCTTTGTGGAGAATGTGGGCAACTTGGTCTGCCCCGCCAGCTACGATGTCGGCACCCATCTGAACATCGTGCTCGTCAGTGTGCCTGAGGGGAGCGACAAGATCGAAAAGTACCCCGTCATGTTTCGTCAGGCCGATCTGGTGCTGATTACCAAAACCGATCTGCTCCCCTATTTCGACTACGACATCGAGCATGAAAAGGCCGAGGCGCGCAAAATCAAACCGGGCGTGGATATCCTGGAGGTGAACATCAAAGAGCCCGAGACGATTGAGCGGGTGATCGAGTGGATCGAATTCAAGCGCAAAATGCGATAA
- a CDS encoding transposase has product MKKSGSYIKNGPDIDERCFYCAEKLNRLKDGRVQCKRCRRRYAPKKLSRQLAMASAFCRDRSAREAAEELGISYATALHFYQDLRRSVLARLEADYEAAREEIDQYEETLYLDHNKRHDKRHIFEAQNFLTFAYGPKVYNILLPSLERYKQSLVDDGLTQQYWEEFSRFLIFHRIAKLESRENTIERFRRYFDTFMKNYRGIKRENFIYYLKEAEFKFNYGDKAFDTLVELMRQGR; this is encoded by the coding sequence ATGAAAAAGAGTGGTTCCTATATAAAAAACGGACCGGATATCGATGAGAGATGCTTCTACTGCGCAGAAAAGCTCAACCGTCTGAAAGACGGACGCGTGCAGTGCAAGAGGTGCCGGCGGCGCTACGCCCCCAAAAAGCTCTCCCGTCAATTGGCGATGGCCTCCGCCTTCTGCCGCGACCGAAGCGCCAGAGAGGCTGCCGAAGAGCTGGGCATCAGCTACGCTACCGCCCTTCATTTTTACCAAGATCTCCGACGAAGCGTGCTGGCCCGGCTCGAAGCGGATTATGAAGCGGCCAGAGAGGAGATAGACCAATACGAAGAGACCCTCTACCTCGACCACAACAAACGGCACGACAAACGGCACATCTTCGAGGCGCAAAACTTCCTGACCTTCGCCTATGGCCCGAAGGTCTACAACATTCTTCTGCCTTCCCTGGAGCGCTACAAGCAGAGCCTCGTGGACGATGGGTTGACCCAACAGTACTGGGAAGAGTTTTCCCGCTTTCTGATCTTCCACCGCATCGCCAAACTCGAAAGCCGCGAAAACACCATCGAACGCTTCCGGCGCTATTTCGACACCTTCATGAAAAACTACCGGGGAATCAAGCGGGAGAATTTCATCTACTATCTTAAGGAAGCGGAGTTCAAGTTCAACTACGGCGACAAGGCTTTCGACACCCTGGTCGAGCTTATGCGTCAAGGCCGTTAA